A window of Tepidamorphus gemmatus genomic DNA:
GGAGCCGTGATGGATGACTGGGCCCGGCGGAAAGACATAATACTGGAAGACCGAGTTGGCGTTGAAACCGCACTTCCGGCCCAACTCGTCCAGCACCACCCCCACCTCGGTGAGGCCAAGCCCCATGCCCCCGTACTGTTCGGGCATCATCATTCCCAGCCAGCCGCCGGCCGCCAAGGCATCCTTGAAATCCCAGGGATAGTCCTTCTCCACGTCCTTCTGGCGCCAGTATTCCAGGTCGAACTGCTCGGCGATCTTGCTGATGGAGGCGCGGATCAGGTCGAGTTCAGATTGGTCGAGCGACATCGCTGGGCTCCTTGGTCCGGTCAGCTGCGTACTGGGATGAGGTCGAGCGAGCTCGCCGAATCGAGGGCCGACAGATCGCCGGCCGGTTCGCCCAGATACCGCGCGCGGATGGCCCGGCGCATGATCTTGCCGTTCTTGGTCTTTGGCAGTCCAGCGACGGGAATGATCTCGGATGGCACCATTGCCTTACCCACGGCGCGGTCAACCGCAAGCCCGAGGGCGCGCGGGTCGAACGCCGATACGCCGGGCTTAAGCGTGACGAAAGCGACGATGCGCGATCCGCGGTCGGCGTCCGGTACGCCGATCACGGCTGCCTCGGCAAGCCGGGGATCGGAGACGAGGGCGGACTCGATCTCGGCCGGGCCGATGCGTCGGCCGGCTACCTTGATCGTATCGTCCGAGCGCCCATGGATGTACCAGTAGCCGTTTGCGTCGATGCTGGCGAGGTCTCCATGTACCCAAGTCCGGGGCCAGCGGTCCCAATAGGTACGCAGATAGCGGTCTGGGTCGCGCCAGAAGGCATGCGTCATGCCGGGCCAGATGTTGCGCACCACCAGTTCGCCGACGCCGTCAGTCGGATTGCCGTCGGAATCGAGGACGTCCACATCCTGCCCCAAGAGCGGCCCAGCGAAGCTGCCGGGCGAGATCGGCGCCATCGTATAGTTCGATAGGATCCCGCCGCCCGTCTCGGTGCCGCCAGTGTAGTTGAGGATCGGCAGCCGCCCGCCTCCGATCTTCTCAAACAGCCAATGCCAGGAGGGATGGTCCCAAGCCTCTCCGGTCGAGGTGAAGGCGCGCAACGACGAAAGGTCTTGTTCCTGCGCCGATCCGCCCATGGCCGCACGCAGGTTGCGAGCGGCGGTCGGTGCCATGCCGAGTACGGTGACGCGATTGCCCTCGACGATGCGCCAGAGGCGCGTTTCGTCGGGATAGTTGGGTAGACCCTCGATGAAGACGACGGTGGCTCCGAACTGGAGGGCACCGACGATCATCAGCGGCCCAAGCATCCAGCCCATGTCGGCGATCCAGCCTAGCCGATCGTCGGACTGGATGTCGAAGGCATAGCCGAAGTCGAGCCCCGACTTGACTAGGTACCCCGCGTGGCTGTGCACGATACCCTTGGGCGTTCCAGTGGTGCCGGATGTGTAGATAATCAGGAAGGGGTCGTTCGGGTCGCACTGGAGTGTGGGGACGGGCGCTCGACCGATTCCCAGGCTTTCCCAGGCCAGGTCGCATGGTTGCGCCGAGATCGGCCCGCGATCATTGCTGACGACGATTAGGTGTCGCACGTCAGGGGCCAGCGCCACCGCCGCGTCCGCGACGTCCTTCATCGCCACCCGCTGGCCCCTGCGGG
This region includes:
- a CDS encoding AMP-binding protein; its protein translation is MRICGFDSLAELHRYSVDQPEAFWRAALDDLGVAFSTPWERLVDTSHGYEFPRWFTGGRLNVAFNCVERHAADPAASVRPAVITECDNGTRREMSFATLGAEVERVATGLVALGIGKGDRVGLFLPVIPEAAVALLACAKIGAVAVPAFSGFGPEPLAARLRSAEAAVLVTVDGTTRRGQRVAMKDVADAAVALAPDVRHLIVVSNDRGPISAQPCDLAWESLGIGRAPVPTLQCDPNDPFLIIYTSGTTGTPKGIVHSHAGYLVKSGLDFGYAFDIQSDDRLGWIADMGWMLGPLMIVGALQFGATVVFIEGLPNYPDETRLWRIVEGNRVTVLGMAPTAARNLRAAMGGSAQEQDLSSLRAFTSTGEAWDHPSWHWLFEKIGGGRLPILNYTGGTETGGGILSNYTMAPISPGSFAGPLLGQDVDVLDSDGNPTDGVGELVVRNIWPGMTHAFWRDPDRYLRTYWDRWPRTWVHGDLASIDANGYWYIHGRSDDTIKVAGRRIGPAEIESALVSDPRLAEAAVIGVPDADRGSRIVAFVTLKPGVSAFDPRALGLAVDRAVGKAMVPSEIIPVAGLPKTKNGKIMRRAIRARYLGEPAGDLSALDSASSLDLIPVRS